The Nerophis lumbriciformis linkage group LG09, RoL_Nlum_v2.1, whole genome shotgun sequence nucleotide sequence TCACCTCCCCAGTGAGACTACTAGTTCTTATACCAATGGATGGATGTGCAGCAAGATGGGGTGTCGTGAgccacatattttatatataaatacgcTTCTTACATTCTCTGTTAATGTGCCTCATACCCAAGCAGCCAAAGCAAACTCCATTAGTTTTCACAATCTTTTAAATGTGGGCTTTCCTCTCCAATAGAGGGCATTACTTCAGCGTGTGTCCTCAATTTTTATGATAGAGGCAAGCAATCTCCGATCCATCCCCTTTGTTTTCTGTTGGGTACTTTTTTTGATTGCTGTAGCAGTTGTGGAAAAACTGCTTCCTTTGACCTTTAAACGAGGCATGGATTTTGTTGTGCGGCCTTGCTTGACTGACACCAGTGTTGGGGCATCCTGTATGTCTCCAAATACAGTGTCCATAACAATTTCTACTTTACGCGCAATAAAGCTTACAATATCAGGGTACATGGCTCACTGCGCCGACCCCTTTCCTGTACTGTATGTCGCAAACTGTAGTGCACCACTAGTTCCTTAGCTTATATGGTAGCTTCTTGATCACAGTGAGCATGTTTGCGACTGTATTCAAATCACACAGACTACATACGGTACATCCTTCATAGCATTACAACATCCACGTAAAAACTGACTATACTTGCATAGCCTTTGCATCTTCTGATTTAAATGATGACAATgaaaatatttatgtatgtaagtAGATGATATTTACATGATCATTTCCAAAATGACACTTTCCTTTTCCGTGCCTTTTGAAATGATTCAATTTGATTCATCATGGCCTTTTCCGTGAGTTATCTTCTTTCTGCCATTTTACCAACAGTTGAATGATCACGAAAATCCAATAAAAGCCAGCAGCATCAAAAGTCACAAGAGCCGTgtgataactttaaaaaaatccaGCGCTGCGCTCCCAACCACACACTAACCTGACGCAGCGATCCAAACACTTGGCTCCTCTCACCAGCAACAACCGACAAACTGAGACAACAAGCCAATTTCCACTCGGCAGCAACCAGTTCAAACTGTTTCCATCAAGCCAACATAACAGCAAAACTCGAAAGGGTTACATACCGTCAATCATCATACGATGTTGGCCGGCCGCAGGCACGCTGTGAGGCGTCCGTGTGTCCATGTCAACCATTCAATTTCCATTCACTAGCTCCGTGTCCAAAACGTGTGGCTTGTTGAGTCCCTCCCGGATCCAATTCAACTTAATTTGTCTCGTTTTTCTGACAATGTAACTTAGTTGGCTTGTTTGCTGAcaatagctatgtgcacatggacacaattaATTGGATTAAAAGCCTAACAAGAATACAAATGCTTTATGTAAACACGacattcggaatattctgactCGATCACACACTTTTGGATTAAAATTTCATTCTGATCAAGATGGGTGGTTGATGCCGATCTATACATTTACTTTACTTTTGTAGTACAAAGTGTATTCTAGAACATTAAGGAGTAATATGTCTGTTATAATCACTGCAGAAACCAAGGTGCATGCTAAATATGCAACCGACCAACGTAAGAAAATTAAAAAGCTTTGTTATCCATTTGACCAGCTGGTTTCTTACCAGTAACagttagctattagcatgtatcCTTTGCTTTGTCACACACTTCAACCAGTTGAAATGGGCAAAATTGAAACGATTATattctatttatatttattggATCTgatattgggcagcacggtggccagggtgtacgccgccttccgcccggttgtagctgagataggctccagcgccccctgcaaccccgaagggaataagcggtagaaaatggatggatggatctgatattgatatcggtccgatatcagcaaaaaaaaaatgtaatattggattaTATCACCTTGCATCTAAAATGTGCATTCTAagctccaatacaagcagtcctatagcgcatttacttgtgcaaagctggacagccagttaagatCTAAATATTTGGTGGTATCAGGTATCAATATTATCGATACCAAAGtgggtattggtatcggatcgattctCACGTGATGTGATCGATACTTTTGATGCAGTTCTTGCCTATACGTCCAGCAAGTGACTTGCTTTCATGAGACTGCAGTGACTCTCCCAGTCTGTCAGCGCAAACTGCGCACCTCTCGCTCATTCTACTGCTCACTCAGGCACACTTTGCTTCCTGCTTCACTGACTACTGACTTTATTTTTCACGAACATCTGCCTGAAATGGaagttatttatgttttttttttaatatattcacatttttgttacatttttgcatttttggtaTCAAGCACTAGTAAATTGTTTCCTAATAAGAGAGGTATTTAATAATTTGATAAACATTCGATACAAATACATTGTTTTGTATGGTTGCATTTAATTATATAGccatttttttgtgaataaaataATTGTCCTGTATTATCGTAGTCATAATCAACGAACTAGAGGCAAATTCACAAAATTATTCAGTAATTTGACATTTCAAGTCAAACCATCTATTAGTATTGGCGATACTAGCTagccctgtatttacttggtatcggatcagtaTCAAAATGAAAAACTATCGCTTTCACCTACTAAATTTCAGTAAAGTCATTCATAAAAGATAAACATTGTGGGTAAACAtggtactaggagctagcagctacgcaacagctaagcacacattagcacccaagctagacatatgtactgtaataaatgtcattaattgaacaatattgcagtctaaaacagcacattttgcaatctaaacaagtatcaaataattatagttgcatattacttacacatacaaagtttcCAAGGCAGAGGAGTAtttgaaagtatccagtaacaaacgtgtccgcaataTTTAACGTATTTTGAAGCCTGTTAAATGTTGGTTGTGGTTTCGTTCACCAGGAACGAGGGAAACAGCGTTTGTGTATGCCTTGTCTGCTGCTACCATCAGCCATACCATCGCCAGGGCCTGCACATCTGGAGATTTGCGACTGTGCTCGTGCGGTCCCATTCCAGCTGAGATTCCAGAGCCCGGCTATCGCTGGGGGGGCTGCGCTGATAACCTACATTATGGTTTAATAATGGGCTCCAAGTTTGCGGACGCTCCCATGAAGATGAAACGTGCAGGCTCTCATGCCAACAAACTGATGCACCTTCACAATAGTGAAGTGGGGAGACAGGTGAGCAAGATACAGCAATGTATAGAAGTTCCTTGCTAGTAAACTGAACAGTGATCCCAATTTAAGCTTTGTATTCTTTGTTGCCAGGCACTGAGGGAGGCGCTGGTGATGAAGTGTAAATGTCATGGCGTATCCGGTTCCTGCTCCATCAGGACCTGCTGGAGAGGCCTTCAGGACCTGAGAGAGATCGCCATGGACCTGAAGACTAAGTACCTGTCAGCGACAAAGGTGGTGCACCGACCCATGGGGACACGCAAGCAGTTGGTGCCCAAAGACATTGACATCAGGCCTGTGAAAGAGAACGAACTTGTCTACCTGCAGAGCTCCCCAGACTTCTGCAGCAAGAGTGAAAAGCAGGGTTCTGTTGGCACGCAGGACAGGTGAGACTTTTGATTTATACTGCAGCCTAAGAAGCAGTGTAGATTTTGTAGTACCAAAATGATAGACTCTGTCCTGTATGGGTATTCTCTAACCGTGGCAAAAGCCCAGTTTCTCACAAAGTAGCATTTGGTTCagtttgttaaagtaccaattgtcAAAGGTTCCATATGTGTGTGACCCATACTCTCGCAAATTCCAGCATTGTTTAATTGGTGCACCAACAACTGTGAATTATAACTTTGTAGCAGTTGCCAATGTGATGGTTTGTCTTGATCGTATGACTACAAACATAAAACTGATGCACAACAAACCATGTCCCCACCTGCATGCCGACGTGAGAGGCCAGATCTTAATGTTCGCGACCACTTTAATGTTATGAAAGAATGGAAGAATACAAAAGGCTAAAATCAAAGTATTGCAGATTAAAGATAATatttattggatatgctttggtgtaaattttgcatacattttgctccacagcCAATTTTATAACACACTTTCTACATGTGTCTGCAAAATGTTTATTTCTGGAGgtattcccagattgcaaataaaaccgcgccccaccctctccaaaagtatcataacttatcttttaaaaatgtacagttaaaatATGGTGTATGTCTTAAAAACAACTATGCTTTTTCAGACGTGgtcgaaaataaaaaaaacattatgttgATTGACCCGGTCACAACAATCGGTACACCTACACACTCTCTGATCGATTCCGACTCCAGAGCTgcataaaaaagttatttttcctTCATTACGTTGGTGTTCGTGTGCACATGCCGAGATGTTATGAAAACAGTACTTAATCATACTCTCTCTCAAACCTCAAGTAGTAATTACGCTGTCATTTTACATCAAAGTTGAGTCGCTAATCCAATTTCGTACTGGTCCATCTTGACAAAACAGTCCCGTGTAAAATGTGGAAAAGACAAACacagaagtatttatttcataaaCATCAGAGCGAGTAATAGGCAGCAGCCATTACAGTCTCACAGTCTATGgcggtgcttctcaaatattttctgttacgccccccctaggaagaagaaaatatttgcgGCCAACCCCCCACTCTCTATTGTGGCTATAAATGGTATAATTTGTCTGTAAAATTGTTGTAACTATACCAtttcataacattgtaagcttaatAGCATTAAAGGAcacaacacaccggtctttcctcctcgtctcccaccgtggttacattGAAGCCAAATGCTACACACGCTTCAACATATTGTGGTATGGCAAAAAAAGCACGTTCCCCGAGGTCACACGAGCTGCCCCACTATTTCAGGACTGGTCTATGGCGCAGAGGGAAAGGAGCACTACGGGCTGCATATTAGAAATGCCCACGTAAGTAgatctgtcaaaataaaaatttaaactgAACTaatgccttcttaagccagactATGGTTTATTATTCTGTGATGCACTGTGAGCTGAATTGCATCACTCGGTAAACACACGGCTTATCACGGCTGCTGAACAATGGCGGGCCCACACGGCGGCAAATAGGAAATGACTGATCCTTTGACCGATTGTTGGCTCGTCCACAGTGTTGACTTTAGGAAAGTGATGTCCTGCCTGGTGGCACAGTTTAGTTAGCGGGCTGGCTGATAACAACCAGAATACCCTGCTTGTCTGAGCACGTGTCACCAAAGAAGGCTACTGTGACCGAGGTCCTTGTCCCTTTATCTGCAACAATGACTAATGCACTTATTCTTGGGCACGACACAACTCCAGCTGATATCGTCTCAAGGGGCTCACACAGATTTAGAAGCATTTAAAGGTTTCCTATAGATAAAGTTTTGCTTACACTATTCGCTCCCtgtagtgtgtaagtgtggtgAGAACCGAGCAGGCAGCAAAGAGTCATTTTGTCTGAGGGTTTTACTCGGCAAAGCAGTATCAGGGAAAAAATATGCTGTTATCTTGCAGACTTATTGAATTTTCCAATTTTCTTTCAATGCACGGCTGAGAAGGAAATGCCTTATCTCCAGACTCGATTCATTTGTTATGGATTGCACGACACCGGAGGCGTATTTTGACAATAACAATTGCAGTCACAGGAGTTTTTTCACAAACATAAAAAGCTGATTATGTTTCATCTTGTTTTATTGCAAATTGTGTGCAAATGCTGAAATATGCTTGGAAGAAATAACAACGTTATGTACCTTAAGGGGTCTGAAATGTTTCCAGGGGGGGACAAATACATTCATACCTCTCGTTAGTGATAcgttccaaaaggtcagacaaaaAACATAAAGTAAATTCATCTGGTCAAGACACCCAACAATTGCATTTGTGACCAAATATTGGAGTCTTTTTTCAAATCACTTTCAATTATGCAAGCTAGTAATgacctgtgattaatctgattaaaagaaTCAATCATTTGAAAGCGCTACTACCAACACATTAAAACACTACCAACAACACCAAACATTAGGAAAGTTCCGATGAgggatttatgctgccgattctggTACTGAttatccatgagtgagattggccgatactgataccgGTCACTTCTAAActgtatattttgttatttatttatgatgAGTGCTATTGATTAacaatatgtagtaatgtggccagatatggtactgcaatcacggtcaaaattctgtagttccCTCCTacgctccatgactgaggttgccagatacgcatacttcaaatggcaatcgacgagtcctacgccgtaggtttctcttgtttatgcttcttgcaagatggtttactaagtaattatggcaaattttactgatgtcgattagcaaaatgtatttgcaaagttacgcagcaatatttttgtcgggagtcgggacagactGTTGGCatttccctgttaaaatgtctagtttgaccgcacgtaCCACCATAGAaatcatataataatatataatgtatatcacatagacctactttgatggcaagccaaggtcaACAGTAAAATTACAGCCACATTTctttcagcataactccatgttgcatccaatctgagacactgcattctcttccatgtacgcacatcaccatctttcagtgcagagtgccattctatgagccaacccacattACGCAAAAACCAcattacgcataaatcatatagcctactacaatgtcaatacacaaagtagaaaataatttcctgtaatgcattatattgtgctaagcaaataccaccccatatgtgtttgatgtacatacagtactagaaaccgcaattagccgtgctaatgttggaacgcatttcctcagcATATCAGCATATTCAGaaagaaataggcactgacactacccatatccacataggttttatttgtcgaaaatatattttgccctgtcagttggatgacacatcgacataaaggctaacgggcatatatttcccccgttagcttgcatgtcgatgtgtcattgaccgggctagcatgttaAGCATTCAttgcacaaacatactagctttgttagacaagctcatagactgtattggacaatatagtttacatacgaaatgtccatttccatttattacaagtaatcaGAAAacttaaatgcctgacttacttatcagggaggaaattagcaagttcggcgtcttccctccgccttcaatcgtctccatctttcaaaggcatccccgatacaaatcctcattttgttcctggctttgtcatgaataagttgagaatcgtaacgacgccttttagatttactaaagtctgacatgtttagtaactttcgttatcagttataaaggtatttgaaaagaacatgatttattaatgccttttgacatatcagggccatttaatgatgacttgatatGAAATTGTTACATATGGAACCTTTAAACTAGTtccatataattttttattacatacaattgtttgatcaaaacaaagtctaaACTAAATCAAAAACTGCCCTCTATTACTCATTTAAACCTTTTTTGACctcaaagtcttcctgtgtcCAGGCACTTATTCTTTGAATTTGTAAGCATtaccaaaaagaaaaaaactgcttGTGAAAGACAGTGCTTAGAAGAAGAAATTAATGATATTTGTTGAAttgaagaaagaaatcatcaaaaacatgacagaacGTGTAGCTACTTTAGCTCACTTGGTGAagcagtctgcaccatactgaagcagaatgagttgaCATAGCCAGCCAAGGGCGTTAGAATAACAACTATAAGGCAGACATTTATccgtgaaaatatggagaagttgctgatggtgtgtttgatggaaaaTTAGCTGAAAGGATatacaattgtatt carries:
- the wnt11 gene encoding protein Wnt-11; translation: MRRCCHVLPLAVLAAMLLSQVCSGIKWLALSHTPKTLPINQTQHCKLLPGLVSSQAQLCRSNMELMQTIIQAARDVKKTCQKTFADMRWNCSSIEIPVDASKYRPDLDRGTRETAFVYALSAATISHTIARACTSGDLRLCSCGPIPAEIPEPGYRWGGCADNLHYGLIMGSKFADAPMKMKRAGSHANKLMHLHNSEVGRQALREALVMKCKCHGVSGSCSIRTCWRGLQDLREIAMDLKTKYLSATKVVHRPMGTRKQLVPKDIDIRPVKENELVYLQSSPDFCSKSEKQGSVGTQDRQCNKTSAGSDSCDLMCCGRGYNPYSEKLVERCHCKYHWCCYVTCRKCERMVERYVCK